One Micromonospora sp. FIMYZ51 genomic window carries:
- a CDS encoding phage tail protein — translation MPLPDFDSAVGHSFGLEVDSIVIRQITEVTGLKMEQDVIEYKSNTADGKFAVRKAPGAPKAGEVTLTRGLTADNSFESWIKDCRFGKMGQARKGGAIIVFDYEGIPIKRYKLTNAWPKSLEISSLKAGDTSVLTEKLVVTYEAMEVE, via the coding sequence GTGCCGCTCCCCGATTTCGACTCCGCCGTCGGCCACTCGTTCGGGCTGGAGGTGGACAGCATCGTCATCCGTCAGATCACCGAGGTCACCGGCCTCAAGATGGAGCAGGACGTCATCGAGTACAAGTCGAACACCGCCGATGGCAAGTTCGCCGTCCGCAAGGCGCCCGGCGCGCCGAAGGCCGGCGAGGTGACGTTGACCCGAGGGCTGACCGCGGACAACAGCTTCGAATCGTGGATCAAGGATTGCCGGTTCGGCAAGATGGGCCAGGCCCGCAAGGGTGGGGCCATCATCGTCTTCGACTACGAAGGCATCCCGATCAAGCGATACAAGCTGACCAACGCCTGGCCGAAGAGCCTGGAGATCAGCTCGCTCAAGGCCGGCGACACAAGCGTCCTCACCGAGAAGCTCGTGGTGACGTACGAGGCGATGGAGGTCGAGTAA
- a CDS encoding DUF6760 family protein → MTYAADRIYSEVAYVAYHFHWSLDEILDLEHGERLRYVAEIANINNRISQGR, encoded by the coding sequence GTGACGTACGCGGCCGACCGCATCTACTCCGAGGTCGCGTACGTCGCCTACCACTTCCACTGGTCACTGGACGAGATCCTCGACCTCGAACACGGCGAACGGCTGCGCTACGTGGCCGAGATCGCGAACATCAACAATCGCATCAGTCAGGGACGGTGA